In a single window of the Streptomyces sp. NBC_00285 genome:
- a CDS encoding TetR/AcrR family transcriptional regulator gives MSVQERKQRERAERERLIVATARELAEQQGWDAVTTRRLAERIEYSQPVLYSHFRGKREIIGAVALEGAAELAAAVRAAASAADGPRERVAALARAYLDFAADNPAVYDALFQLDGGLAFADEDTPAPLKDAFAALLESLGEVAGEGVHPGLFTEVFWASLHGLTTLTRARRLLPEDAAQRVELLVDRLAVL, from the coding sequence ATGTCGGTACAGGAACGCAAGCAGCGCGAACGGGCGGAGCGCGAGCGCCTCATCGTGGCCACAGCCCGCGAACTCGCCGAGCAGCAGGGCTGGGACGCGGTCACCACCCGCCGACTCGCCGAGCGCATCGAGTACAGCCAGCCCGTCCTCTACAGCCACTTCCGCGGCAAGCGGGAGATCATCGGCGCCGTCGCCCTGGAGGGCGCCGCCGAGCTGGCCGCGGCGGTACGGGCCGCGGCCTCCGCCGCGGACGGCCCACGCGAGCGGGTCGCCGCGCTCGCCCGCGCCTACCTCGACTTCGCCGCGGACAACCCGGCGGTCTACGACGCCTTGTTCCAGCTCGACGGCGGCCTGGCCTTCGCGGACGAGGACACCCCGGCACCCCTCAAGGACGCCTTCGCCGCGCTGTTGGAGAGCCTGGGCGAGGTTGCCGGGGAGGGCGTCCACCCGGGGCTGTTCACCGAGGTGTTCTGGGCGTCCCTGCACGGCCTTACGACCCTGACCCGGGCGAGACGGCTGCTGCCGGAGGACGCCGCCCAGCGGGTGGAGCTGCTGGTGGACCGGCTCGCCGTGCTCTGA
- a CDS encoding winged helix-turn-helix transcriptional regulator, which yields MSPRRSYDQYCSAARALDVVGDRWTLLIVRELLSGPRRYTDLHADLPGVSTDVLASRLKDMERDGLTTRRRLPPPGAAYVYELTARGRELLPVLQALGTWGGPELGERRPTDAVRAHWFALPLLRSLEGEGLVEVRLEEGDFHLHVGAQDGPAYGDGPAPGEPDARLVLDAGTCGAVARGELSLSDAVRDGRVEVSGQGTIAKALREV from the coding sequence ATGTCACCTCGCCGAAGCTACGACCAGTACTGTTCCGCGGCCCGTGCTCTCGACGTCGTGGGCGACCGCTGGACCCTGCTGATCGTCCGGGAACTGCTGTCCGGCCCGCGCCGATACACGGACCTGCACGCCGACCTGCCCGGCGTGAGCACGGACGTCCTCGCCTCACGGCTGAAGGACATGGAGCGCGACGGCCTCACCACGCGGCGCAGGCTGCCCCCGCCCGGCGCGGCCTATGTGTACGAACTCACCGCGCGCGGACGCGAGTTGCTGCCGGTGCTCCAGGCTCTCGGTACCTGGGGCGGTCCCGAACTCGGCGAACGACGGCCCACCGACGCGGTACGCGCGCACTGGTTCGCGTTGCCCCTGCTGCGCTCGCTGGAGGGCGAGGGCCTCGTCGAAGTCCGCCTGGAGGAGGGGGACTTCCATCTGCACGTCGGCGCGCAGGACGGTCCCGCGTACGGCGACGGGCCCGCCCCCGGGGAGCCCGACGCCCGGCTGGTCCTGGACGCCGGGACCTGCGGGGCCGTCGCCCGGGGGGAGTTGAGCCTGTCGGACGCGGTGCGGGACGGGCGGGTCGAGGTGAGCGGCCAGGGCACGATCGCCAAGGCACTGCGCGAGGTGTGA
- a CDS encoding pyridoxal phosphate-dependent aminotransferase has translation MEFRQSSKLSEVCYEIRGPVIEHADALEEAGHSVLRLNTGNPALFGFEAPEEILQDMIRMLPQAHGYTDSRGILSARRAVAQRYQNLGLEIDVDDVFLGNGISELISMAVQALVEDGDEILIPAPDFPLWTAVTTLAGGKAVHYLCDEQADWYPDLDDMAAKITDRTKAVVIINPNNPTGAVYPKEIIEGILDLARRHGLMVFADEIYDQILYDDAVHHSVAALAPDLVVLTFCGLSKTYRVAGFRSGWLVVTGPKQHAKNYLEGLTMLASMRLCANAPAQYAIQAALGGRQSINDLTAPGGRLYEQRTVAWEKLNEIPGVSCVKPKGSLYAFPRLDPKVHKIHDDEKFVLDLLLREKIQVVQGTGFNWPAPDHFRILTLPHAEDLEAAIGRIGRFLSGYRQ, from the coding sequence ATGGAGTTCCGGCAGTCGAGCAAGCTCAGCGAGGTCTGTTACGAGATCCGCGGCCCGGTGATCGAGCACGCCGACGCACTGGAGGAGGCGGGCCACAGCGTGCTGCGCCTCAACACCGGCAACCCCGCGCTGTTCGGCTTCGAGGCACCGGAGGAGATCCTCCAGGACATGATCCGGATGCTCCCCCAGGCGCACGGCTACACGGACTCCCGGGGCATCCTCTCCGCCCGCCGGGCGGTCGCCCAGCGCTACCAGAACCTGGGCCTGGAGATCGACGTCGACGACGTCTTCCTCGGCAACGGCATCTCCGAACTGATCTCGATGGCCGTACAGGCGCTGGTCGAGGACGGCGACGAAATCCTCATCCCCGCCCCGGACTTCCCGCTGTGGACGGCGGTGACCACCCTCGCCGGGGGCAAGGCCGTTCACTACCTCTGCGACGAACAGGCCGACTGGTACCCGGACCTGGACGACATGGCGGCGAAGATCACGGACCGCACCAAGGCCGTGGTCATCATCAACCCCAACAATCCCACCGGCGCGGTCTACCCGAAGGAGATCATCGAGGGCATCCTCGACCTGGCCCGCCGGCACGGCCTGATGGTCTTCGCCGACGAGATCTACGACCAGATCCTGTACGACGACGCCGTGCACCACTCGGTCGCGGCGCTCGCCCCCGACCTGGTCGTCCTGACCTTCTGCGGCCTGTCGAAGACGTACCGGGTGGCCGGCTTCCGCTCCGGCTGGCTGGTCGTCACCGGCCCGAAGCAGCACGCGAAGAACTACCTGGAGGGCCTGACCATGCTGGCCTCCATGCGGCTGTGCGCCAACGCGCCCGCGCAGTACGCCATCCAGGCCGCGCTCGGCGGCCGGCAGTCCATCAACGACCTGACCGCCCCGGGCGGCCGGCTGTACGAACAGCGCACCGTGGCCTGGGAGAAGCTCAACGAGATCCCCGGCGTCTCGTGCGTGAAGCCCAAGGGCTCGCTGTATGCGTTCCCGCGTCTCGACCCCAAGGTCCACAAGATCCACGACGACGAGAAGTTCGTCCTGGACCTGCTGCTCCGCGAGAAGATCCAGGTCGTCCAGGGCACCGGCTTCAACTGGCCGGCGCCGGACCACTTCCGCATCCTCACCCTGCCCCACGCGGAGGATCTGGAGGCGGCGATCGGACGGATCGGGCGGTTCCTCAGCGGGTACCGGCAGTAG
- a CDS encoding IucA/IucC family protein, with protein sequence MNRRERVDRVDLPPPPPSAYVDVDVDVDVVHRADVYAAAPLLNCLLREVAERLPEPGERPVYRLPGGRLLRVLGERRPAEPEVYTAGGWRRIGHTELVKLVAEELTRHTGVSHHELPAEMIDSRDAVAALLTVRDQVAAPEDPYLRSEQCLVTGHPYHPAPKARGGGPVAAWLPYAPEAHARFPLVLLGVREDAVVEEGDTAALDALGEAPPGYRLLPAHPWQLDLVGRADACAEAFADGRLIRLGTTGFETWPTAAIRTVYAPGRDLFLKFSLDVRITNDIRRLWRHDLLELRRTDAAAVNAFAASNGPAAWLSDRGYRTADFAFEELAVLVRDGLHDRVRPGTTPLLAAALVEGFEGNPLDGTADPAGWWEAYLRAVVPPALAAFGDHGVVLEAHLQNTLIAVNADGMPVQALFRDAEGVKLLADVPRAAGWERLAYCLVVNHLCEIAAALAERHPGFDPWPAARRELARHDLPEAAALLASPTLPGKTNLLLRWTGADGADARYLPLPNPLAGA encoded by the coding sequence ATGAACCGTAGAGAACGAGTGGATCGCGTGGATCTCCCGCCCCCGCCCCCGTCGGCCTACGTCGACGTAGACGTAGACGTAGACGTCGTGCACCGCGCCGACGTCTACGCGGCAGCCCCCCTGCTCAACTGCCTGCTGCGCGAGGTGGCCGAGCGGCTCCCGGAACCCGGTGAACGCCCTGTGTACCGGCTTCCCGGCGGGAGGCTGCTGCGGGTGCTGGGTGAACGCCGGCCCGCCGAGCCCGAGGTGTACACGGCGGGCGGCTGGCGGCGCATCGGCCACACCGAACTCGTGAAGCTCGTCGCCGAGGAACTGACCCGGCACACCGGCGTGTCCCACCACGAACTGCCCGCCGAGATGATCGACAGCCGGGACGCGGTGGCCGCCCTGCTCACGGTCCGGGACCAGGTCGCGGCGCCCGAGGATCCGTATCTGCGCTCCGAACAGTGCCTCGTCACCGGCCATCCCTACCACCCGGCTCCCAAGGCCCGCGGCGGTGGCCCCGTCGCCGCCTGGCTGCCGTACGCCCCCGAGGCCCATGCCCGCTTCCCGCTGGTCCTGCTCGGCGTGCGCGAGGACGCCGTCGTCGAGGAGGGTGACACCGCCGCCCTCGACGCGCTCGGAGAGGCCCCGCCCGGCTATCGGCTGCTGCCCGCGCATCCCTGGCAGCTCGACCTGGTGGGCCGCGCCGATGCCTGTGCGGAGGCCTTCGCGGACGGCCGCCTGATCCGGCTCGGCACGACCGGCTTCGAGACCTGGCCGACGGCGGCGATCCGCACGGTGTACGCCCCCGGACGCGACCTCTTCCTGAAGTTCAGCCTGGATGTCCGCATCACGAACGACATCCGCCGGCTCTGGCGGCACGACCTGCTCGAACTCCGCCGTACGGATGCAGCCGCCGTGAATGCCTTCGCCGCGAGCAACGGCCCCGCCGCCTGGCTGAGCGACCGCGGTTACCGCACCGCGGACTTCGCCTTCGAGGAACTCGCCGTCCTCGTCCGCGACGGCCTGCACGACCGTGTGCGCCCCGGGACCACCCCGCTGCTCGCCGCGGCCCTCGTGGAGGGATTCGAGGGCAACCCCCTCGACGGCACCGCCGATCCGGCGGGCTGGTGGGAGGCATACCTGCGTGCGGTGGTCCCGCCCGCCCTCGCGGCCTTCGGCGACCACGGCGTCGTACTCGAAGCACACCTGCAGAACACGCTGATCGCCGTGAATGCCGACGGGATGCCCGTGCAGGCGCTGTTCCGGGACGCCGAGGGCGTGAAGCTGCTCGCGGACGTCCCGCGCGCGGCCGGGTGGGAGCGGCTGGCGTACTGCCTCGTCGTGAACCACCTGTGCGAGATCGCCGCCGCTCTCGCCGAACGGCACCCAGGCTTCGACCCCTGGCCCGCCGCCCGCCGCGAACTCGCCCGCCACGACCTCCCCGAAGCGGCCGCCCTGCTCGCCTCGCCCACCCTCCCCGGCAAGACCAACCTGCTGCTGCGGTGGACCGGCGCGGACGGGGCGGACGCCCGCTATCTGCCGCTGCCGAACCCGCTCGCCGGCGCATGA
- a CDS encoding VWA domain-containing protein translates to MITSKRLAAGVCALLTALTAGVAFPVAAVAGEPTGQAAPQVDLVLDVSGSMRTTDIDGGTRMAAAKQAFNEVLDATPEEVQLGIRTLGANYPGDDQKTGCKDTAQLYPVSTLNRTEAKSAVATLSPTGWTPIGPALLKAAGDFTKGDGSKRIVLITDGEDTCAPLDPCEVAREIAAKGVDMTIDTLGLVPNTKMSRQLSCIAEATGGTYTSVEHADELTDKVNQLVDRAADPVVTPVATEGTDACTDAPALKSGLYTDREEFGRQRWYRVDVNPGQELRASVSVAADRTVNPSYGVLLRAVTVHGREIVRGEAAGNGRADMISTGLRYPKAESDEDDTAAETVCLQVTNSYSAGAGVKTAPGLPLELTVDVVDGPSTASDVASFGLGRGWWLLGALILAGFVAGLLWGWLSRWRLAVWRTN, encoded by the coding sequence ATGATCACAAGTAAACGGCTGGCGGCAGGAGTGTGCGCCCTGCTCACCGCCCTGACGGCCGGAGTCGCCTTCCCGGTCGCGGCGGTCGCCGGTGAACCCACGGGCCAGGCCGCGCCGCAGGTCGATCTCGTCCTCGACGTGAGCGGCTCGATGCGGACGACGGACATCGACGGCGGCACCCGGATGGCGGCGGCGAAGCAGGCCTTCAACGAGGTGCTGGACGCGACGCCCGAGGAGGTCCAGCTCGGCATCCGGACCCTCGGCGCCAACTACCCGGGCGACGACCAGAAGACGGGCTGCAAGGACACCGCCCAGCTCTACCCGGTCAGCACACTGAACCGCACCGAGGCCAAGTCGGCGGTGGCCACCCTCTCCCCCACCGGCTGGACCCCGATCGGACCCGCGCTGCTGAAGGCGGCCGGTGACTTCACGAAGGGCGACGGCTCCAAGCGGATCGTGCTGATCACGGACGGCGAGGACACCTGCGCTCCGCTCGATCCGTGCGAGGTGGCCCGCGAGATCGCCGCGAAGGGCGTCGACATGACCATCGACACCCTCGGCCTGGTCCCCAACACCAAGATGAGCCGGCAGCTCAGCTGCATCGCCGAGGCGACCGGCGGCACCTACACCTCGGTCGAGCACGCCGACGAACTCACCGACAAGGTCAACCAGTTGGTGGACCGGGCGGCCGATCCGGTGGTGACGCCGGTGGCCACCGAGGGCACCGACGCCTGCACCGACGCGCCCGCGCTGAAGTCAGGGCTGTACACCGACCGCGAGGAGTTCGGCCGGCAGCGCTGGTACCGGGTCGACGTGAACCCCGGCCAGGAGCTGCGGGCTTCGGTGAGCGTGGCGGCCGACCGGACGGTGAACCCCTCGTACGGGGTGCTGCTGCGGGCGGTGACCGTGCACGGCCGGGAGATCGTGCGCGGTGAGGCGGCGGGCAACGGCCGCGCCGACATGATCTCCACGGGGCTCAGGTATCCGAAGGCGGAGAGCGACGAGGACGACACGGCGGCCGAGACGGTGTGTCTCCAGGTCACCAACTCCTATTCGGCGGGCGCCGGGGTGAAGACCGCTCCGGGGCTGCCGCTGGAACTGACCGTCGATGTCGTGGACGGGCCGTCGACGGCGAGCGACGTGGCCTCCTTCGGCCTCGGGCGCGGCTGGTGGCTGCTCGGCGCGCTGATTCTCGCCGGGTTCGTCGCCGGTCTGCTGTGGGGCTGGCTGTCGCGCTGGCGGCTCGCGGTCTGGAGGACCAACTGA
- a CDS encoding SelT/SelW/SelH family protein: MSGRVEIEYCTQCRWLPRAAWLAQELLTTFETELTELALKPGTGGVFVVRVDDEVVWDRREQGFPEPTAVKQAVRDRVAPGRSLGHSDRVSQEDVSP; encoded by the coding sequence ATGAGTGGCCGTGTCGAGATCGAGTACTGCACCCAGTGCCGCTGGCTGCCCCGCGCGGCGTGGCTGGCACAGGAACTGCTCACCACGTTCGAGACCGAACTGACGGAACTGGCCCTGAAGCCGGGCACGGGCGGTGTCTTCGTCGTCCGCGTCGACGACGAGGTCGTCTGGGACCGGCGTGAGCAGGGCTTCCCGGAGCCGACGGCGGTCAAGCAGGCCGTACGCGACCGAGTGGCCCCGGGAAGGTCCCTGGGCCACTCGGACAGGGTCTCTCAGGAGGACGTCAGCCCTTGA
- a CDS encoding IucA/IucC family protein, translating to MHRPSAAEAQFAAELAVVRPGLAARYAAELPGARAAVLTRLWRGLTHEPLPWIAARQTGRDGLTLRLSDGRRLHGPHPDPYATAAYVTVVRLDQAAYDDPARLMTGLGVPHGAGLAAELTDSVLSLALSRAGQASRTEKWPVSDWEWEQRIVDGHPYHPNCRSRPGFSVAEQLAYGPEHRPLVRLGLVPVRVDECLMTGAWPSELRDGDRLLLPAHPWQAEHVLKRAVTEGLDAHPLMSLRTLALTDGPQHVKTALSARLTSSVRDISGYSITMSATLSEFAEALSEHTDGLLHFTRTLGAATADSPDLAAVLRESPQVYGDRVLPVAALATTHLPNSPAWLAEFTRLALTAGLRLLELGVALEAHGQNLLVVLSGSDAPVRLVYRDLADIRVSPARLARHGVPVPALSGRIVTDDETTLRRKLFGSLVAGALAATAGSATALRGALEIAVRDLPRTPDLAALLEQPLPAKALTSMRLSPGTPGDQWTELPNPLF from the coding sequence GTGCACCGTCCCTCAGCCGCCGAGGCCCAGTTCGCCGCAGAGCTGGCCGTCGTGCGCCCCGGCCTCGCTGCGCGGTACGCGGCAGAACTGCCCGGCGCGCGGGCGGCCGTGCTGACCCGGCTGTGGCGTGGGCTCACGCATGAACCGCTGCCCTGGATCGCGGCGCGGCAGACGGGCCGGGACGGGCTGACGCTGCGCCTTTCGGACGGCCGCCGACTGCACGGCCCGCACCCGGACCCGTACGCCACGGCCGCCTACGTCACCGTCGTACGGCTCGACCAGGCCGCGTACGACGATCCGGCGCGGCTGATGACCGGCCTCGGCGTACCGCACGGCGCGGGCCTCGCGGCCGAACTCACGGACAGTGTCCTGTCGTTGGCGCTGTCGAGGGCCGGGCAGGCATCCCGCACGGAGAAGTGGCCGGTGTCCGACTGGGAGTGGGAACAGCGGATCGTCGACGGGCACCCCTACCACCCCAACTGCCGTTCCAGGCCCGGTTTCTCGGTGGCGGAGCAGCTGGCCTACGGGCCCGAGCACCGGCCGCTGGTGCGGCTGGGGTTGGTGCCGGTCCGGGTGGACGAGTGCCTGATGACGGGTGCGTGGCCGTCCGAACTGCGGGACGGGGACCGATTGTTGCTGCCCGCGCATCCGTGGCAGGCGGAGCATGTGCTGAAGCGGGCCGTGACCGAGGGCCTCGACGCGCACCCGCTGATGTCCCTGCGCACCCTCGCCCTCACGGACGGACCACAGCACGTCAAGACAGCGCTGAGCGCCCGACTGACGTCCTCGGTGCGGGACATCTCGGGCTACTCGATCACCATGTCCGCGACCCTCTCCGAGTTCGCGGAGGCACTGTCGGAACACACGGACGGCCTGCTGCACTTCACCCGGACCCTGGGCGCCGCGACCGCCGACTCCCCCGATCTCGCCGCCGTGTTGCGTGAATCCCCGCAGGTGTACGGCGACCGGGTCCTCCCGGTGGCGGCCCTCGCCACCACCCATCTGCCGAACTCCCCAGCCTGGCTCGCCGAGTTCACCCGGCTGGCCCTCACCGCCGGACTGCGTCTGCTGGAGCTCGGGGTCGCCCTGGAAGCACACGGTCAGAATCTCCTCGTCGTCCTGTCCGGGTCGGACGCGCCGGTGCGCCTGGTGTACCGGGACCTCGCCGACATCCGGGTCAGCCCCGCACGGCTGGCCCGGCACGGCGTTCCTGTCCCGGCCCTGTCCGGACGGATCGTCACGGACGACGAAACCACCCTGCGGCGCAAGCTGTTCGGCTCCCTGGTGGCGGGAGCCCTTGCGGCCACGGCGGGTTCGGCGACGGCACTGCGCGGGGCGCTGGAGATCGCCGTACGGGATCTGCCGCGCACCCCTGATCTGGCCGCGCTGCTCGAACAGCCGCTGCCCGCGAAGGCGTTGACGTCGATGCGGCTGTCGCCGGGGACGCCGGGCGACCAGTGGACCGAGCTGCCCAACCCCCTGTTCTGA
- a CDS encoding acyl-CoA thioesterase yields MSETYSVPVTVRGYETDVQGHLNQSVYLNYAEHARWSLLDAAGITQARLIAGRVGPVALETTIRYRRELLAGDEVDVTCGFEWGEGKTFRIQQTIRRKDGTVAAEITAVGGLLDLEKRRLVAHPAEVFKELAAEPALFGL; encoded by the coding sequence GTGAGCGAGACGTATTCCGTGCCGGTGACCGTCCGCGGGTACGAGACGGACGTGCAGGGCCACCTCAACCAGAGTGTGTACCTCAACTACGCGGAACACGCCCGCTGGTCGCTGCTCGACGCCGCCGGAATCACGCAGGCCCGCCTCATCGCGGGCAGGGTGGGCCCGGTGGCGCTGGAGACCACCATCCGCTACCGGCGGGAGCTGCTCGCCGGCGACGAGGTCGACGTGACCTGCGGCTTCGAGTGGGGCGAGGGCAAGACGTTCCGAATACAGCAGACGATCCGCAGGAAGGACGGCACCGTGGCCGCCGAGATCACCGCGGTCGGCGGCCTGCTGGACCTCGAGAAGCGGCGACTGGTCGCGCACCCGGCCGAGGTCTTCAAGGAACTGGCCGCCGAACCGGCCCTGTTCGGGCTGTAG
- a CDS encoding DUF1772 domain-containing protein: MLDALEVVTTVVFGVMVGVEFSVAFVMNPILNALPEDSGQLGHAHGGRMLGAVMPVWYLTSLALVAVWAIAGWHHHGTGLVVTAGVLLILNVIMSLLLLVPINNRNKTWTPENRPADWKEQMSRWNRYHYVRVAGLIAAFALLVAALT, from the coding sequence ATGCTCGACGCACTTGAGGTCGTCACCACCGTGGTCTTCGGCGTGATGGTGGGTGTGGAGTTCTCCGTCGCCTTCGTCATGAACCCGATCCTCAACGCTCTCCCGGAGGACAGCGGCCAGCTCGGCCACGCCCACGGGGGCCGGATGCTCGGCGCCGTGATGCCGGTCTGGTACCTCACTTCGCTGGCTCTCGTCGCGGTCTGGGCCATAGCCGGATGGCACCACCACGGCACCGGCCTCGTGGTCACCGCGGGGGTGCTGCTGATCCTCAACGTGATCATGTCGCTCCTGCTGCTCGTCCCGATCAACAACCGGAACAAGACGTGGACCCCTGAGAACCGGCCCGCCGACTGGAAGGAGCAGATGAGCCGCTGGAACCGCTACCACTACGTCCGCGTCGCCGGCCTCATCGCCGCTTTCGCCCTCCTCGTCGCCGCCCTCACCTGA
- a CDS encoding DUF5955 family protein, giving the protein MDSDDRRQDPPVNNGLMISGGTHYVGNQAVGHGAQAFSGSVSFQPQDVERTAELIAHVEQLLEEHRAALADPDATTRELRRLREELDESDPQPTVLRRALTRLNEFVQPVTPLVVAVGQLAQSVQGLPGI; this is encoded by the coding sequence ATGGACAGCGACGACAGGCGCCAGGACCCTCCGGTCAACAACGGCCTCATGATCAGCGGCGGTACCCACTACGTGGGCAACCAGGCCGTGGGACACGGCGCCCAGGCGTTCTCCGGCTCGGTCTCCTTCCAGCCGCAGGACGTCGAGCGTACGGCCGAACTCATCGCGCACGTCGAGCAGTTGCTGGAAGAGCACCGCGCGGCGCTCGCCGACCCCGACGCCACTACCAGGGAGCTGCGCCGGCTGCGCGAGGAACTCGACGAGTCGGACCCGCAGCCCACGGTCCTGAGGCGGGCCCTGACCCGCCTCAACGAGTTCGTCCAGCCCGTGACCCCGCTCGTCGTCGCGGTCGGCCAGCTCGCACAGTCGGTGCAGGGGCTGCCGGGGATCTAG
- a CDS encoding HipA family kinase, whose translation MLREVTAGRYVEPLRSGGSVPGVVEADDLGTYVVKFTGSAQGRKALVAEVIVGELARVLGLRFPELVLVHFDPAIADSEPHQEVRELHAASAGVNLGMDYLPGARDFTPEIARTFPVDALEAGRIVWLDALTVNVDRTVHSSNLMIWPTLGIAPPRLWLIDHGAALVFHHRWEGTDPAKSYDFRHHALGHYGPDVRAADADLAPRVTLDVLRAVTAAVPDAWLTDFATPDEAREAYVTYLHARVRASEAWLPTDFPTREEIAAEEALRAARTEKDRPTWLKRVPDLHGKPAAEQDWSVHLG comes from the coding sequence ATGTTGAGAGAGGTCACTGCCGGCCGCTACGTCGAACCCCTGCGCTCCGGTGGTTCCGTCCCCGGCGTCGTCGAGGCCGACGACCTGGGCACCTACGTCGTGAAGTTCACCGGCTCCGCCCAGGGCCGCAAGGCGCTGGTCGCCGAGGTGATCGTCGGTGAGCTGGCGCGGGTGCTGGGGCTGCGTTTCCCCGAGCTGGTCCTGGTGCACTTCGACCCGGCGATCGCCGACAGCGAGCCGCACCAGGAGGTGCGTGAGCTGCACGCGGCGAGCGCGGGGGTGAACCTCGGCATGGACTACCTGCCGGGCGCGCGTGACTTCACCCCGGAGATCGCCAGGACGTTCCCGGTCGACGCCCTGGAGGCCGGCCGGATCGTCTGGCTCGACGCCCTCACCGTCAACGTCGACCGTACGGTCCACAGCTCGAACCTGATGATCTGGCCGACGCTCGGCATCGCGCCCCCGCGCCTGTGGCTGATCGACCACGGCGCCGCCCTTGTCTTCCACCACCGCTGGGAGGGCACGGACCCGGCGAAGTCCTACGACTTCCGCCATCACGCCCTCGGCCACTACGGCCCGGACGTGCGCGCCGCCGACGCCGACCTCGCGCCCAGGGTCACCCTCGACGTCCTGCGCGCTGTCACGGCCGCCGTCCCCGATGCCTGGCTCACCGACTTCGCGACCCCGGACGAGGCGCGCGAGGCCTACGTGACGTACCTCCACGCGCGCGTGCGGGCCTCCGAGGCCTGGCTCCCCACAGACTTCCCGACCCGGGAGGAAATCGCCGCCGAGGAAGCCCTCCGCGCGGCGAGGACGGAGAAGGACCGGCCCACGTGGCTGAAGCGGGTCCCCGACCTGCACGGCAAACCGGCCGCGGAACAGGATTGGTCGGTGCACCTCGGATGA
- a CDS encoding NAD(P)H-binding protein yields the protein MVAMILVTGATGTIGRDVVRQLVARGEKVRALTRDPGTAHLPPGVEAVRGHHRDPDSVASAMAGADAAFLVGVFGPDDADSDRGMVEAARAAGVRRVVKLSAVRAGDPRTGLGGIAHGHGEEAVRESGLEWVILRPSAFASNTLRWAEAVRAGEPVPNMLGEGRQGVVDPRDVAEIAVAALLGPEHVGRTYTLTGPDTVSPQDQAATLGEVLGGRVELRDLTPPQTRELLVASGWSEESAEGMLRSIRFVGEGGNEVVTGDVEEVLGRPARTYRAWAEDHREAFGEDPRRRAGGS from the coding sequence GTGGTGGCCATGATTCTGGTGACGGGTGCCACGGGCACCATCGGACGTGACGTCGTACGACAGCTCGTGGCCCGCGGTGAGAAGGTGCGCGCGCTCACGCGGGACCCGGGGACGGCCCACCTGCCGCCCGGCGTGGAGGCGGTCCGGGGGCACCATCGCGATCCGGACTCCGTGGCGTCGGCCATGGCGGGCGCCGACGCCGCTTTCCTCGTCGGCGTCTTCGGACCGGACGACGCCGACAGCGACCGGGGGATGGTGGAGGCGGCGCGGGCGGCGGGGGTACGGCGCGTGGTGAAGCTCTCCGCTGTCAGGGCGGGGGACCCCAGGACGGGCCTTGGCGGTATCGCGCACGGCCACGGCGAGGAGGCGGTCCGGGAAAGCGGCCTGGAGTGGGTGATCCTGCGCCCGTCCGCCTTCGCGTCCAACACGCTGCGGTGGGCGGAGGCGGTCCGGGCGGGGGAACCCGTCCCGAACATGCTGGGGGAGGGCCGGCAAGGTGTCGTCGACCCGCGGGACGTCGCCGAGATCGCCGTGGCCGCGCTGCTGGGCCCGGAGCACGTGGGGCGGACGTACACCCTGACCGGTCCGGACACCGTCAGCCCCCAGGACCAGGCGGCCACCCTGGGCGAGGTGCTCGGCGGCCGTGTGGAGCTGCGCGACCTGACCCCGCCGCAGACCCGCGAACTGCTGGTCGCCTCGGGCTGGAGCGAGGAGTCCGCGGAGGGCATGCTGCGGAGCATCCGTTTCGTCGGCGAGGGCGGGAACGAGGTGGTCACGGGGGACGTGGAGGAGGTGCTCGGGCGTCCGGCGCGGACGTATCGCGCGTGGGCCGAGGACCACAGGGAGGCGTTCGGCGAGGACCCCCGGCGGCGGGCCGGGGGGAGCTGA